The following are encoded together in the Robertmurraya sp. FSL R5-0851 genome:
- a CDS encoding ABC transporter permease: MELSTQKNDQPIIETDEKVVSPWLEAWMSFKKNKLAVIGAFIVIFFILVAIFAPLIAPYTFKEQMLSNRLLPPSSDHWFGTDDFGRDIFSRVVYGARISLWVGFLAVLGSIVVGCLLGILAGYYGKWVDAIISRTFDIMLAFPSILLAIAIVAVLGPSLRNALIAIAIINIPNFGRLIRSRVLTVKQEEYIMAAKAVGMKNSRILFHHVLPNSMAPIIVQGTLAIATAIIEAAALGFLGLGAEAPNPEWGKMLADARTFLIQAPWTMIFPGLAIMLTVLGFNLMGDGLRDALDPRMKN, encoded by the coding sequence ATGGAACTTTCAACACAAAAAAATGATCAGCCCATTATTGAAACAGACGAGAAGGTTGTTTCACCTTGGCTGGAAGCTTGGATGAGCTTTAAGAAGAATAAGCTTGCAGTAATTGGAGCGTTCATTGTTATATTCTTTATCTTGGTCGCCATATTTGCTCCATTAATTGCACCGTATACATTTAAGGAGCAAATGCTTTCTAACCGTTTGTTACCACCATCGAGTGATCATTGGTTCGGAACGGATGATTTTGGTCGAGATATATTCTCGAGAGTTGTATATGGGGCAAGAATCTCCCTATGGGTTGGTTTTTTAGCCGTTTTAGGATCAATCGTAGTTGGCTGTTTACTAGGAATATTAGCAGGATATTACGGTAAATGGGTGGATGCGATTATCTCTAGAACATTTGATATTATGCTTGCTTTCCCAAGTATTTTACTAGCTATTGCTATTGTGGCTGTTCTTGGTCCATCTTTACGTAATGCATTAATTGCAATTGCCATTATCAATATTCCAAACTTTGGTCGATTAATTCGTTCAAGGGTATTAACGGTTAAGCAGGAAGAATATATTATGGCAGCAAAAGCGGTGGGAATGAAAAACTCTCGTATTTTATTTCATCATGTGTTGCCGAATAGTATGGCTCCGATTATTGTTCAAGGAACTTTAGCAATAGCAACTGCCATTATTGAAGCTGCAGCTTTAGGGTTTTTAGGACTGGGAGCAGAGGCGCCAAACCCTGAATGGGGGAAAATGTTAGCAGATGCAAGAACTTTCCTAATTCAAGCACCTTGGACAATGATATTCCCAGGACTTGCTATTATGTTGACCGTTCTTGGATTTAACTTAATGGGGGATGGTTTACGAGACGCACTAGACCCTCGAATGAAGAACTAA
- a CDS encoding ABC transporter permease, with protein sequence MLTYIVKRLFSLIPVLLGLSLVVFFMIRAIPGDPAQLILGQLATKEAVEALTKQLGLDQPWFVQYFHYLGNLLTGDLGESIRTKAPISEEMVPYLMATIELSFCAMLVAVVVGVNAGIISAWFQNSWFDYVAMVLALIGVSMPIFWLGLMEQWVFAINLDWLPTSGREEVRNPVTAITNIYIIDTIIQGRTDQLVEVIKHLVLPSIALATIPMAIIARITRSTMLEVMRSDFIRTARAKGLKMFWVVYKHSLKNAIIPVLTIIGLQTGLLLGGAILTETIFSWPGIGRYIYEAIGYRDYPVVQSGVLVIAFIFVMINLVIDLLYAAIDPRIKYH encoded by the coding sequence ATGCTTACTTATATCGTTAAACGATTATTTTCCTTGATTCCAGTTCTTCTTGGATTATCATTAGTTGTCTTTTTTATGATTCGAGCGATACCGGGTGATCCAGCTCAATTAATTCTAGGTCAGCTTGCAACTAAGGAGGCAGTTGAGGCATTAACGAAACAGCTGGGACTCGATCAGCCATGGTTCGTTCAGTATTTTCATTATCTAGGAAACTTGTTAACAGGAGATCTTGGGGAGTCAATCAGAACAAAAGCTCCCATTTCTGAAGAAATGGTCCCTTATTTAATGGCAACAATTGAACTTTCCTTCTGTGCGATGTTAGTGGCAGTTGTGGTTGGTGTTAATGCAGGAATCATCAGCGCATGGTTCCAAAATTCATGGTTTGACTATGTAGCTATGGTATTAGCATTAATAGGTGTATCCATGCCAATCTTTTGGCTTGGTCTAATGGAACAATGGGTATTTGCGATTAATTTAGATTGGCTGCCAACTTCGGGCAGGGAAGAAGTAAGAAATCCGGTTACTGCTATAACGAATATTTATATTATTGATACCATCATTCAAGGGAGAACGGATCAGCTTGTTGAAGTTATTAAACATCTTGTTCTTCCTAGTATCGCGTTAGCTACAATTCCAATGGCAATCATTGCAAGAATCACACGTTCAACCATGCTTGAAGTGATGCGGTCAGACTTTATCCGTACAGCGCGTGCAAAAGGATTAAAAATGTTCTGGGTTGTGTACAAGCATTCATTAAAAAATGCTATTATTCCAGTTTTGACTATCATTGGACTTCAAACAGGGTTACTATTAGGTGGTGCCATCCTTACTGAAACGATATTTAGTTGGCCGGGAATTGGTCGTTATATTTATGAAGCAATTGGATACCGTGACTATCCGGTAGTGCAGTCTGGAGTATTAGTTATTGCTTTTATCTTTGTCATGATTAACTTAGTCATCGACTTATTATATGCAGCGATAGATCCTCGAATTAAGTACCATTAA
- a CDS encoding FUSC family protein: MKLGARILKTGIAIVLSLFLAEVFQLPSPVFAGIAAIFALQPTVYRSYLTIIEQAQGNLIGAVIAVLFVLTLGNNIVIIGLAAIIVILINLKLNIEKTIPLALVTIIAIMENPGDTFIEFAIIRFSTIMLGIFAAFMVNLVFLPPKYENKLFFKTSNMMDEITRWIRMNTRNASDHHLLKNDIEKLKDMVIKLDQLYILYKEDRNYFKKNDIVKARKLVIYRQMISTTKRALNVLKRLHRYENELSQLPDEFKLELQQQLDCLIDSHEQIMYRFAGKGKMPPNHEVGNFCLNRKDLFNLFLSQQDKLNEHENDNVFFHTMQVVSAMVEYDETLEHLDVLVNSFHSYHKEVNEVNFEEIQD; the protein is encoded by the coding sequence ATGAAGCTTGGCGCCCGCATTCTTAAGACGGGAATTGCAATTGTTTTATCTTTGTTTCTTGCGGAGGTTTTCCAATTACCTTCCCCTGTTTTCGCCGGAATTGCTGCAATTTTTGCTTTACAACCCACCGTATACCGATCTTATTTAACGATTATTGAACAAGCACAAGGAAATTTAATCGGTGCCGTAATTGCGGTATTATTTGTATTAACGCTTGGAAATAACATAGTTATCATTGGGCTGGCAGCTATTATTGTGATTCTTATCAATCTTAAATTAAATATAGAAAAGACCATTCCACTTGCACTTGTTACCATTATCGCAATTATGGAAAACCCTGGTGATACGTTTATTGAATTCGCGATTATTCGATTTTCTACCATTATGCTTGGAATATTCGCAGCTTTTATGGTTAATTTAGTATTTCTACCACCTAAATATGAAAATAAGCTTTTCTTTAAAACATCTAATATGATGGATGAAATCACCCGCTGGATACGAATGAACACAAGAAACGCTTCTGATCATCATTTGCTAAAGAATGATATTGAAAAATTAAAGGATATGGTGATTAAACTCGATCAGTTATATATTTTATATAAGGAAGATCGAAATTATTTTAAGAAGAATGATATTGTAAAGGCTAGGAAGCTGGTCATTTATCGTCAAATGATTTCGACAACCAAACGAGCACTCAATGTATTAAAAAGGCTTCATCGATATGAAAATGAACTTTCTCAACTACCAGATGAGTTTAAATTAGAACTTCAGCAACAACTTGATTGTTTAATTGATTCTCATGAACAAATCATGTACCGATTTGCCGGCAAAGGAAAAATGCCACCAAATCATGAGGTAGGCAATTTCTGTTTGAATAGAAAAGATCTATTTAATTTATTTCTTTCTCAACAAGATAAATTGAATGAGCACGAAAACGATAATGTCTTTTTTCATACAATGCAAGTCGTTTCCGCTATGGTAGAGTACGACGAAACGTTAGAGCATCTAGATGTTCTCGTTAACAGTTTCCATTCGTATCATAAAGAAGTCAATGAAGTGAATTTCGAGGAGATTCAAGATTAA
- a CDS encoding ABC transporter ATP-binding protein: MSQTPVLDVKQLQTTFFSTDGEIPAVDQISFSVNKGEILGIVGESGCGKSVTSLSIMKLIPQPPGKITNGEIWLNGENLVQASEKRMREIRGNEVAMIFQEPMTSLNPLFTIGNQLIEGIRIHKKMSKKEARNEAIQMLKLVGLPRAEQIIDEYPHQLSGGMRQRVMIAMALSCHPRLLIADEPTTALDVTIQAQILALMKDLNEKLDTAIVMITHDLGVVADLCQRVIVMYAGKIVEEAEVRDIFKNPKHPYTMGLLQSVPDVREKKERLYSIPGNVPKPGSIQKGCRFAARCEKAHDRCFIEDPKLYQLENGQSVRCFLHEGVVAHD, translated from the coding sequence GTGAGTCAAACTCCAGTATTAGATGTAAAACAGCTCCAGACGACCTTTTTTTCCACAGATGGAGAGATTCCTGCCGTTGACCAAATCAGCTTCTCTGTAAATAAGGGTGAGATTCTTGGAATCGTTGGTGAATCAGGATGTGGAAAGAGTGTAACGTCCTTGTCTATTATGAAGCTCATTCCCCAGCCACCAGGGAAAATAACCAATGGCGAGATCTGGTTAAATGGTGAAAATCTTGTTCAAGCTTCAGAGAAAAGAATGCGTGAGATAAGAGGCAATGAAGTTGCGATGATTTTCCAAGAACCGATGACTTCCCTTAATCCGCTTTTTACAATAGGAAATCAATTAATAGAAGGAATACGAATACATAAGAAAATGAGTAAAAAAGAAGCGCGAAACGAAGCGATCCAGATGTTAAAGCTTGTTGGACTTCCACGTGCTGAACAAATAATCGATGAATACCCTCATCAGCTATCAGGTGGCATGAGACAGCGTGTCATGATTGCGATGGCCCTTTCCTGTCACCCGCGACTACTAATTGCCGACGAACCGACAACCGCATTGGATGTTACGATACAGGCGCAAATTCTAGCGTTAATGAAGGATTTGAATGAAAAACTGGATACAGCAATCGTCATGATTACCCATGATCTAGGGGTAGTCGCAGACCTTTGTCAGAGGGTCATCGTCATGTATGCGGGGAAAATTGTTGAGGAAGCAGAAGTAAGAGACATATTCAAAAATCCAAAGCATCCATACACGATGGGACTATTACAATCAGTACCAGATGTTAGAGAGAAAAAGGAGCGACTTTATTCCATTCCTGGAAACGTTCCGAAGCCTGGATCCATACAAAAAGGCTGTCGTTTCGCAGCCCGCTGTGAAAAGGCGCACGATCGTTGTTTCATAGAGGATCCAAAACTCTATCAATTGGAGAATGGTCAAAGTGTAAGATGCTTCCTCCATGAAGGAGTTGTTGCTCATGACTGA
- a CDS encoding ABC transporter ATP-binding protein: MTDVLLKVDNLKKYFPITGGLFGKTVGHVKAVDDVSFYVRKGETLGLVGESGCGKSTTGRVLMRLLEATEGKVVFEDQELTSLNSNAMRKMRKEIQMVFQDPFASLNPRHTVEKILEEPLIVHGIGDKEERKRRVREMLEVVGLSSYHAKRYPHQFSGGQRQRIGIARALMTKPKLIIADEPVSALDVSIQSQVLNLLEDLQKDFGLTYIFIAHDLGVVKHISDRVGVMYLGRLVEITESEKLYEKPLHPYTRALLDSIPIPDPDIKKDRELLSGDLPSPSNPPMGCAFHTRCRDCMDICKTSRPEMKEVEPGHFAACHLY; the protein is encoded by the coding sequence ATGACTGATGTTTTATTGAAAGTGGATAATCTAAAAAAATATTTTCCTATTACAGGCGGATTGTTTGGAAAAACAGTCGGACATGTTAAAGCAGTTGATGATGTTAGTTTTTATGTTCGAAAGGGAGAAACGCTAGGTCTAGTTGGTGAATCAGGTTGTGGTAAATCAACAACTGGCCGTGTATTAATGCGTTTGCTAGAAGCCACAGAGGGTAAGGTTGTTTTTGAGGATCAAGAATTAACAAGCCTAAATTCAAATGCCATGAGAAAAATGAGAAAAGAAATTCAAATGGTCTTTCAGGACCCTTTTGCCTCTTTAAATCCTCGCCATACAGTTGAAAAGATTCTCGAAGAACCGTTGATCGTACATGGAATTGGTGATAAGGAAGAGCGAAAAAGAAGAGTGAGAGAAATGCTTGAGGTGGTAGGTTTAAGCAGCTACCATGCGAAAAGATACCCGCATCAATTCAGCGGTGGTCAAAGGCAACGGATAGGGATTGCTCGTGCATTAATGACCAAGCCAAAGCTTATTATAGCTGATGAACCGGTTTCCGCACTTGACGTATCCATTCAATCACAGGTGTTAAACCTTCTTGAGGATCTGCAAAAGGACTTTGGTTTAACCTATATCTTTATTGCGCATGATCTTGGAGTAGTCAAACATATTAGTGATCGAGTGGGAGTTATGTATTTAGGTAGATTGGTAGAAATCACTGAATCAGAGAAGCTTTACGAAAAGCCTCTCCACCCGTACACAAGAGCTTTACTTGATTCCATTCCGATACCTGACCCAGATATCAAAAAGGATCGAGAGCTTTTAAGCGGAGATCTTCCAAGCCCTTCTAACCCTCCAATGGGTTGTGCGTTTCACACACGTTGCCGGGATTGTATGGATATTTGTAAAACATCAAGACCTGAAATGAAAGAAGTTGAACCTGGTCACTTTGCCGCATGTCACCTTTACTAA
- a CDS encoding ABC transporter substrate-binding protein, whose amino-acid sequence MKKRTSLMFLAFILMLSLALVGCSKNTANESSSEGEGSGNEEAAVDTLVFGRGGDSVSLDPATATDGESFKVTKNVFETLIEFGEQDTELAPGLATEWTNSEDGLTYTLKLREGIKFHDGTDFNAAAVKFNFDRWASGDKEQYYYYNSQFGDRIKEVKVVDDYTVEFVLNSPLAPFYKNLAMSPFAIASPAAIEEYGDKFMENPVGTGPFVFKEWKRNDRITIVKNEEYWQEGLPKLNQVIFRAIPDNSARLNALSSGEVDLIDGVNFSDVGTIEANADLQTFYRPSLNIAYLGLTSTRGPLKEKLVRQALNYAVDKEALIDAFYAGAAEPAKNPMPPVVAGYNDDVVDYEYDPEKAKELLKEAGFENGFEMELWAMPVARPYMPDGQKVAEALQANFEAIGVKAKIVTYEWGTYLDKARLGEADTFLLGWTGDNGDADNFLYVLLDQDSIGSNNYSYYQNQEVHDLLVAAQSTADQAEREKLYKEAQVLIKEDAPWIPLVHSQPALAGKANLTGFLPHPTGSDILSTVEFK is encoded by the coding sequence TTGAAAAAGCGTACTAGTCTTATGTTCCTTGCTTTTATCCTAATGCTTTCATTAGCATTGGTTGGATGTAGCAAGAACACAGCTAATGAGTCTTCTTCAGAAGGAGAAGGTTCAGGAAACGAGGAAGCTGCGGTTGATACATTAGTTTTTGGACGTGGTGGAGATTCGGTCTCACTAGACCCAGCTACTGCTACTGACGGTGAATCTTTTAAAGTAACTAAGAACGTTTTTGAAACCTTGATTGAATTTGGAGAACAAGATACAGAGCTTGCTCCAGGATTAGCAACAGAGTGGACGAATAGTGAAGATGGCTTAACTTATACATTAAAGCTACGTGAAGGGATCAAATTCCATGATGGAACAGACTTCAACGCAGCAGCTGTTAAGTTTAACTTTGACCGCTGGGCAAGTGGTGATAAAGAACAATATTATTACTACAACTCTCAATTCGGTGATCGTATCAAAGAAGTGAAAGTGGTAGATGACTACACAGTTGAATTTGTTCTAAATTCTCCATTAGCACCATTTTATAAAAACTTGGCTATGAGCCCATTTGCGATTGCGAGTCCTGCTGCAATTGAAGAATATGGCGATAAGTTCATGGAAAATCCAGTTGGTACAGGTCCATTCGTATTTAAAGAGTGGAAGCGTAATGACAGAATTACAATTGTAAAGAACGAAGAATACTGGCAAGAAGGATTACCGAAGCTTAACCAAGTTATTTTCCGTGCAATTCCTGATAACTCTGCACGATTAAATGCATTATCTTCAGGTGAAGTGGACCTAATTGATGGTGTAAACTTCTCGGATGTTGGAACAATTGAGGCAAATGCCGATTTACAAACATTCTACCGTCCATCTTTGAACATTGCATACCTTGGTTTAACAAGTACACGTGGTCCGTTAAAGGAAAAATTAGTTCGTCAAGCGCTTAACTATGCAGTAGACAAAGAAGCTCTTATCGATGCATTCTACGCTGGAGCTGCGGAGCCTGCGAAGAACCCAATGCCTCCAGTTGTTGCTGGATACAATGACGATGTTGTTGATTATGAGTATGATCCTGAAAAAGCGAAAGAACTTTTAAAAGAAGCTGGCTTTGAAAATGGATTTGAAATGGAACTTTGGGCTATGCCTGTAGCAAGGCCTTATATGCCAGATGGCCAAAAAGTGGCAGAAGCACTTCAAGCTAACTTCGAAGCAATCGGAGTAAAAGCTAAAATTGTTACTTATGAGTGGGGTACTTACTTAGACAAGGCTCGCCTTGGAGAAGCAGATACATTCTTACTTGGCTGGACAGGTGACAACGGTGATGCTGATAACTTCTTATATGTATTACTTGACCAAGATAGCATCGGAAGCAATAACTACTCTTACTATCAAAACCAAGAAGTTCACGATCTATTGGTAGCAGCGCAATCTACAGCTGACCAAGCTGAGCGTGAGAAGCTTTATAAAGAAGCGCAAGTATTAATTAAAGAAGATGCTCCATGGATTCCACTAGTACACTCACAACCAGCTTTAGCAGGAAAAGCGAATCTTACGGGCTTCCTTCCGCATCCAACTGGTTCTGATATTCTTTCAACGGTTGAATTCAAATAA